A single genomic interval of Chitinophaga sp. 180180018-3 harbors:
- a CDS encoding helix-turn-helix transcriptional regulator: MKIGDNIRDIREKEKKLSKEQVAKALGITPKAYSNIENNVADVSVSRLYELAEIFEVAPEYILTYQEKSAFTNHFNNYEGNQGVNIMYQGCTADQIKNIEDQIKKSKQEASRLQAKTRNN; the protein is encoded by the coding sequence ATGAAAATCGGAGATAATATTCGTGATATCCGCGAAAAAGAAAAAAAGCTATCAAAAGAACAGGTAGCAAAAGCATTAGGAATAACCCCAAAAGCTTATAGTAACATAGAAAACAATGTTGCTGATGTGTCTGTGTCCAGGCTATATGAATTGGCAGAAATTTTTGAAGTTGCTCCTGAATACATTCTAACTTACCAAGAGAAATCTGCTTTCACAAATCATTTTAATAACTATGAAGGAAATCAAGGAGTAAATATTATGTATCAGGGATGTACTGCCGATCAAATTAAGAACATTGAAGATCAGATAAAAAAAAGTAAGCAAGAGG
- a CDS encoding TlpA family protein disulfide reductase encodes MMSVSLCNKIFFSITCRRLALGTFGRIVSRTGKYFLLLVFLMYAAIQQQSHAQVASAKAANTFKPTPLAIGDKIPDELWNLPLQVVNHPQGKKTITLSEYKDKLIILDFWATYCSPCIKNFPKLHALQNEFGDKIKVLAVTQEDTDKITRFFKTGAGKGHTYVNSVINDSFLSEYFPFIGVPHIVWINPAGKLLNTTRADEVTHANIKAVVDNENTQMVTKKLIDPNTPLFLSKYLIDGLQIQAFSIFTKGEYSGLPGGNVFRRTKDGKVYGRQITNTSMMNIYHATVDELFNRNGEQFSTSRMIVEVKKPAFLSLIKKDNGEYEKSNQYNYEMIVPEDKADSLFYYMLQDLNRYSDYNGTIEKRMVDCLVLVRTSKKDKIKSKGGKSKNTFPASPSIIINQKLSNMINMISDDTPITLPIVDETGYTSNVDIEVSAVTDLASFKKELNRYDLDLIPAKRSLNMFVIKDK; translated from the coding sequence ATGATGAGCGTATCACTATGTAACAAGATTTTTTTTTCAATTACTTGCCGCCGTTTAGCACTGGGAACGTTTGGTAGGATTGTGAGCAGAACCGGCAAGTATTTTTTGCTACTGGTTTTTCTCATGTATGCAGCCATCCAACAGCAGAGCCACGCACAAGTGGCTTCTGCTAAGGCTGCTAACACCTTTAAACCCACCCCGCTTGCCATCGGCGACAAGATCCCCGATGAACTTTGGAACCTGCCCTTGCAAGTGGTAAACCATCCCCAGGGCAAGAAGACCATTACCCTAAGCGAGTACAAGGATAAGCTGATCATACTGGATTTTTGGGCCACCTATTGCTCACCCTGTATTAAAAACTTTCCAAAACTACATGCCTTACAAAATGAATTTGGCGACAAAATAAAAGTGCTGGCAGTAACCCAAGAGGATACAGATAAAATAACCAGGTTTTTTAAAACTGGTGCAGGTAAAGGACACACTTACGTCAATTCGGTTATTAATGATAGTTTTCTTTCTGAATACTTTCCATTTATCGGCGTTCCGCATATAGTATGGATAAACCCCGCTGGCAAATTATTAAATACTACCCGTGCGGATGAGGTAACCCATGCTAATATAAAAGCTGTTGTAGATAACGAAAATACACAAATGGTGACCAAAAAACTTATTGACCCTAATACGCCATTGTTCCTTTCCAAATACCTCATAGACGGATTACAGATACAGGCATTTTCCATTTTTACCAAAGGTGAGTATTCCGGACTTCCGGGGGGAAATGTTTTCAGAAGAACCAAAGATGGTAAAGTATATGGCAGACAAATCACCAATACCTCAATGATGAATATATATCATGCTACAGTGGACGAGCTATTTAATCGAAATGGTGAACAGTTCTCTACAAGTCGCATGATAGTGGAGGTTAAAAAACCTGCTTTTTTAAGTTTAATAAAGAAAGATAATGGCGAATATGAGAAGTCTAACCAGTATAACTATGAAATGATTGTTCCTGAAGACAAAGCCGACAGTCTATTCTATTATATGCTACAAGACCTTAACCGCTATTCGGACTATAACGGCACAATTGAGAAGCGAATGGTTGACTGTCTTGTTTTAGTTAGAACCTCTAAAAAGGACAAAATAAAAAGCAAAGGAGGAAAATCAAAGAACACTTTTCCGGCATCGCCTTCCATAATAATTAATCAAAAACTTAGTAACATGATTAATATGATTAGTGATGATACTCCTATTACGCTACCCATAGTTGACGAAACTGGCTATACCTCCAATGTGGATATCGAGGTTTCAGCGGTTACTGATTTAGCGAGTTTTAAGAAAGAATTGAACAGGTACGACCTTGACCTAATACCAGCAAAAAGAAGCCTCAATATGTTCGTGATAAAGGACAAATAA
- a CDS encoding helix-turn-helix transcriptional regulator, whose amino-acid sequence MKIGSNISQLRTAQKIEKTFMAQELNISVEEYEAIERDERDITLSMLEAISRLLSLEVADLITLNKPITGIRNFFFNHNGNSGVNIHVQGIDQEKIRQAYKELYAEELNRIPKLEKLLRQNNIEFDF is encoded by the coding sequence ATGAAAATCGGAAGTAACATTAGTCAGCTAAGGACCGCTCAAAAGATCGAAAAAACTTTTATGGCGCAAGAGCTAAATATCAGTGTAGAAGAATATGAAGCTATCGAAAGGGATGAGAGGGACATAACACTTTCTATGCTTGAAGCAATATCACGTTTATTATCGCTTGAAGTTGCCGATTTGATTACGCTCAATAAACCAATTACAGGGATTAGGAATTTCTTCTTTAATCACAACGGAAATTCGGGTGTAAATATTCATGTGCAGGGAATAGACCAGGAGAAGATTAGGCAGGCATACAAAGAACTTTATGCAGAAGAATTAAACAGGATACCCAAACTGGAAAAACTTTTGCGGCAAAATAATATCGAGTTTGATTTTTGA
- a CDS encoding helix-turn-helix transcriptional regulator produces MKIGDNIREIREVEKNFKRSYVAERLNMSTRAYANIENNRTDLSMKKLEQIAEIFECSPQYILTYKSSKKEFYNYFHNYPENKGVNIMHQNIETSVGSMLSNKEKIYELQQQLLESEQKRIALLEALLKKNNIDF; encoded by the coding sequence ATGAAAATCGGTGATAACATACGCGAGATTCGAGAAGTTGAAAAAAACTTTAAGAGAAGCTATGTTGCTGAACGGTTAAATATGTCAACTCGCGCTTACGCCAATATAGAAAACAATCGCACAGATCTTTCAATGAAAAAACTGGAGCAAATTGCGGAAATTTTTGAATGTAGTCCCCAGTACATTCTTACATACAAATCTTCAAAAAAGGAGTTTTATAACTATTTCCATAATTACCCTGAGAATAAAGGGGTTAACATTATGCACCAGAATATTGAAACGAGCGTAGGCAGTATGCTTAGTAATAAGGAAAAAATTTATGAGCTACAGCAGCAGCTTTTGGAAAGTGAACAGAAAAGAATTGCTTTATTGGAAGCTTTACTTAAAAAAAATAATATTGATTTCTAA